From Brachionichthys hirsutus isolate HB-005 chromosome 2, CSIRO-AGI_Bhir_v1, whole genome shotgun sequence, one genomic window encodes:
- the sdf4 gene encoding 45 kDa calcium-binding protein, whose translation MAARRSLCRRLLAVSVLYGFALQAMDVHGRPANASAPKDKPNKDENEILPPDHLNGVKMELDGHLNKDFHQEVFLGRDMEEFDEDSEPKRNRKKLVEIFIKVDYNKDKSVSAKEMQRWIMEKTEEHFQEATEENKNSFHAVDPDSDGHVTWDEYRVKFLASKGFSEQEVAEKIKNNEDLKLDEETQEVLESLKDRWVQADNSPTDQRLNEQEFLSFLHPEHSRGMLQYMVKEIVRDLDQDRDKKLSLSEFISLPVGTVENQQAQDIDDDWVRDRRKEFQEVIDANGDGIVTMEELEEYMDPMNEHNALNEARQMIAVADENQNGSLELGEILKYSEYFTGSKLMDYARNVHEEF comes from the exons ATGGCGGCGAGGAGGTCACTCTGCAGACGCCTCCTGGCTGTGTCGGTGCTTTACGGCTTCGCGCTCCAAGCGATGGACGTCCACGGCCGTCCAGCCAACGCGTCGGCCCCGAAGGACAAGCCCAACAAGGACGAGAATGAGATTCTGCCCCCGGACCACCTGAATGGGGTGAAGATGGAGCTGGATGGCCACCTCAATAAGGACTTCCATCAGGAGGTGTTCCTGGGCCGAGACATGGAGGAGTTCGACGAGGACTCGGAGCcgaagaggaacaggaagaagcTCGTTGAGATTTTCATCAA AGTCGATTACAACAAAGACAAGAGCGTCAGCGCCAAAGAGATGCAGCGCTGGATCATGGAGAAGACGGAGGAGCACTTCCAGGAGGCCACGGAGGAGAACAAGAACAGCTTCCACGCCGTGGACCCCGACAGCGACG GTCACGTGACCTGGGACGAATACAGAGTGAAGTTCCTCGCCAGCAAAGGTTTCAgtgaacaggaagtggctgaGAAAATCAAGAACAATGAAGATCTGAAGCTGGACGAGGAAA CTCAGGAGGTTCTGGAGAGCCTGAAGGACCGCTGGGTTCAGGCCGACAACAGCCCGACGGACCAGCGGCTGAACGAGCAGGAGTTCCTGTCCTTCCTGCACCCGGAGCACAGCCGGGGGATGCTGCAGTACATGGTCAAGGAGATCGTGCGTGACCTGG ATCAGGACCGCGATAAGAAGCTGTCGCTGTCGGAGTTCATCTCGCTGCCCGTGGGCACGGTGGAGAACCAGCAGGCCCAGGACATCGACGACGACTGGGTCCGGGACCGGAGGAAGGAGTTCCAGGAAGTGATCGACGCCAACGGCGACGGCATCGTGaccatggaggagctggag GAGTACATGGACCCCATGAACGAGCACAACGCTCTGAACGAGGCCCGGCAGATGATCGCCGTCGCAGACGAGAACCAGAACGGCTCTCTGGAGCTGGGGGAGATCctgaagtacagcgagtacttcACCGGCAGCAAGCTGATGGACTACGCCAGAAACGTTCACGAGGAGTTCTGA
- the lima1a gene encoding LIM domain and actin-binding protein 1a — protein sequence MSSAAPFSRRQWASQSLRVTARELSIVSARGRHNAIAERFSKYQMAAEEANAEKRKPVSEAPPSSLCSGNLVLLKKRWERQHPSSPRTRAEPGQSPGPIRGEDMEVQSESGSDSGKPGVPESLNSLKKMFETGETRFDKASNETAGPGALGPGALGPGALGPGALGPGALGPGALGPGALGPGALGPGALGPGTAGPGTAGPGTAAPMEQLEDGGLGGSTPLRDRMALYQAAVSKQEATPPSGSSDQLDGFCGKQKENVPPCALDMGPESDPNGRKSLIPESNGSAPTPPSHQRDSSQPRTPRNFWLPDRETCVSCLKTVYPLERLVANQQVYHSSCFRCSHCSTSLSLASYASLHSSVYCKPHFCQLFKAKGNYDEGFGHRPHKELWESRGEGPGEGPEKVRSPDLSSEGASPTVEDSPLAKVNVLTATMEALGQGAPERADKPPEARRLKISWPPPSEQEDAATTIDGGAAIKPIRPKWPPEDDAPSSAPETRGSPSLRRSSSLKERSLPFTRSDPASNTPPETKRSPPPPAEDQDPPVTEPTEDGREDVHTSSGEEEQEEEEQEEEEQEEEEQEEEEQQQEEEEEEEEEKKKEEEEEAQEETTTKHVNILEQHLSQEKDNLQERPGQEEEEEEERMEEEGGGALEEQTLISLSSPEGDVGASRSSQEVGFWDNGEAEEEEEAEEEEVLSVEEMIKRNRYYEEEEEEEEEEEEEEDV from the exons ATGTCCTCCGCCGCGCCCTTCAGCCGCCGCCAGTGGGCCTCCCAGTCCCTGAGGGTCACCGCCAGGGAGCTGTCCATCGTCTCCGCCCGGGGGAGACACAACGCCATCGCAGAGCGCTTCTCCAA gtaccAGATGGCAGCCGAGGAGGCCAACGCAGAGAAGAGGAAACCG GTTTCCGAAGCTCCTCCTTCCTCGCTGTGCAGTGGGAATCTCGTTCTGTTAAAGAAACGCTGGGAACGACAACATCCGTCCAGCCCCAGAACCCGAGCAGAACCCGGCCAATCACCTGGACCGATCCGAGGCGAGGACATGGAGGTTCAGTCTGAATCCGGCTCCGACTCCGGGAAGCCCGGCGTTCCGGAGTCACTCAACAGCCTCAAGAAGATGTTCGAGACGGGAGAGACCCGGTTTGACAAG gcATCCAACGAGACAGCGGGACCGGGGGCACTGGGACCGGGGGCACTGGGACCGGGGGCACTGGGACCGGGGGCACTGGGACCGGGGGCACTGGGACCGGGGGCACTGGGACCGGGGGCACTGGGACCGGGGGCACTGGGACCGGGGGCACTGGGACCGGGGACAGCGGGACCGGGGACAGCGGGACCGGGGACAGCGGCCCCCATGGAGCAGCTGGAAG ACGGAGGTCTGGGGGGGTCCACCCCCCTCCGGGACAGGATGGCCCTCTACCAAGCTGCCGTCTCCAAGCAGGAAGCCACGCCCCCCTCGGGCAGC AGTGACCAGCTGGACGGGTTCTGTGGGAAGCAGAAGGAGAACGTTCCTCCTTGCGCTCTGGACATG GGTCCAGAGTCCGACCCAAACGGCAGGAAGAGTCTCATCCCGGAGAGCAACG GTTCAGCCCCGACTCCGCCGTCCCACCAGAGAGACTCCTCTCAGCCCAGGACCCCCCGG AACTTCTGGCTGCCGGACCGGGAGACCTGCGTGTCGTGTCTGAAGACGGTCTATCCTCTGGAGAGACTGGTGGCCAACCAGCAGGTCTACCACAGCTCCTGCTTCCGCTGCTCGCACTGCAGCACCAGCCTGAG CTTGGCGAGCTACGCCTCGCTGCACAGCAGCGTCTACTGCAAGCCTCACTTCTGCCAGCTGTTCAAGGCCAAAGGAAACTACGACGAGGGCTTCGGCCACCGGCCCCACAAGGAGCTGTGGGAGAGCCGGGGGGAGGGGCCAGGGGAGGGGCCAGAGAAGGTCCGGAGCCCCGACCTGTCCTCGGAGGGGGCCAGCCCCACGGTGGAGGACTCCCCGCTGGCTAAGGTCAACGTGCTGACGGCCACCATGGAGGCTCTGGGCCAGGGGGCGCCGGAGAGGGCCGACAAGCCCCCCGAGGCCCGCCGGCTGAAGATCTCCTGGCCGCCGCCATCGGAGCAGGAGGACGCCGCGACAACCATAGATGGGGGCGCCGCCATCAAGCCCATCCGACCCAAGTGGCCCCCGGAGGACGACGCCCCCTCCTCGGCGCCTGAAACCAGAGGGTCGCCGAGCCTGCGGCGGAGCTCCTCGCTGAAGGAGCGCAGCTTGCCCTTCACCCGGTCCGACCCGGCCAGCAACACCCCCCCGGAAACCAAACGgagcccgcctcctcctgcagaggacCAGGACCCCCCCGTCACGGAGCCCACCGAAGACGGCCGTGAGGACGTCCACACCAGCtcaggggaggaggagcaggaggaggaggagcaggaggaggaggagcaggaggaggaggagcaggaggaggaggagcagcagcaggaggaggaggaggaggaggaggaggagaagaagaaggaggaggaggaggaggcgcaggaggagacGACGACGAAGCATGTGAACATCCTGGAGCAACATCTCTCCCAGGAGAAAGACAACCTGCAAGAACGAcctggacaggaggaggaggaggaggaggagaggatggaggaggagggtggaggtgCGCTGGAGGAGCAGACACTGATCAGCTTGTCGTCCCCTGAAGGAGACGTGGGGGCCAGCAGGTCGTCTCAGGAGGTGGGCTTCTGGGACAACGgtgaggcggaggaggaggaggaggcggaggaggaggaggtgctgtctGTGGAGGAAATGATCAAACGGAACCGATActacgaggaggaagaggaggaagaggaggaagaggaggaagaggaggatgtatAA